The Candidatus Cloacimonadota bacterium genome contains the following window.
TGATTTGGATTTTTTGTTTCAATTCATTTAACATCTTTTGTTCAAATCCTTTAAAAAGAGATATGTCGGAAGGAGAAATAATTAAAGTTCGATCTTGCTCGAATTTATTAAAAATCCTTTCTGACAAAATTTTTGCTCGTACGAGTTCTCCAAAAGAAGGATGATATGGACCTGCAATGATGTTTTCCGGTTCGATATCGGAATGAAGACCTATTTTGATTATCTTGATATTTTCTTTTTCAAAAATATTAACCATTTCAGCAACGATATCAACGGCTTCATCAATTTCTAAAGGAAAGTACTTCTTATCCCGAAACCATTTTTCGAGAACCGTGTTTTTGAGAACGATAGTTGGATAGATCCTGACGAATTCCGGTCGGATTTTAATTGTTTCGGAGATTGTTTTAAGAAGATATTTTTCAGAAAAGGCTGGAAGTCCGGGCATTAACTGGATTCCCAAATTGAAATTGTTTTTTTTCACCATTTTGCAGGCAGAAATTGCAGTTTTTGAATCGTACTTTCTTTGTGAAGATTCGAGAACTTGATCAGAAAAACTCTGGATTCCAAGTTCGATCGTTTTTACTCCGTTTTTCCGGCAGAATGAAAGAATGTTCTCATTGATAAAATCCGGTCTGGTCGAGATTCTGATACTTGTTTTATAATCTAATAATGGCTGAACCAGATCAAAAAAATCCTGTTGTTCTGTTTGGGAAAGATGTGTAAATGTTCCACCGAAAAATGCGATTTCTTTTTCAATATTCTGATTAAATTTACAGAATCGAGAAATATCCGAACTGATTTTTGAAGGTTCGGGGATTTTTGATTTTGTGATCGAGTGCTGGTTACAATAAACACAAGCAAAAGGACAACCGAGATGAGGAATGAAAATGGGGAAAATCTTCATTTATTGCCCCTAACTTTAAACTGCCTATAAAACCTTTTTGTATAATTCCCAATCCCTGATTAGGAATTCTAATCATTCAAAATCCGGTTTCAAGTCGAGATTATTGCATTCCCAATCGGGGTTTGGGAACGATGTGGGAATTATATTTTTAATTTTAAGCAGGCTACTTTTGCTGCGTTTTGTTGGGCTTCTTTTTTATTCGCACCTTTACCTTCGCCAAATAATTCATCATTGATAAAAACCTTGATCGTAAATATTTTGTTATGATCGGGACCTTTTTCACTGACAATTTTGTATTTTGGAATATTCTGAAATCTAGATTGAGTATATTCCTGTAAAATACTTTTGTAGTTGGTCATTTCATCACTTTTAATGAATTTTTCAAAATTAAGCAGGATAAAGTCTTTGATGAATTTCCGGGCAAATCCAATATTTCCATCAAGGTATATTGCACAGATAAGAGATTCCATTGCGTCTGACAGGATTGAGGGTAATTTTTTCCCACCATCCTGGATTGCTTCGGAACTCAAAAGAAGATAATCTCCCAGATTTATCTCTTTAGCCTTGATTGTCAGGAATTTTTGAGAAACTATCTTCGATTTTATTTTGGAAAGATTTCCTTCAGGAGAATCCGGATATTTGAGAAAAAGTTCTTCCGCGACGATCAAACCAAGTATTGAATCACCTAAAAATTCCATACGTTCGAAGGGTGAACTTTTTGAATTAGATGAATTTATGGAAGTATGGGTGAGAGCAGCTTTTAATAGATCAGACGAGTTGAATTTGTAATCTATTTTTTTTTGGAGTTCTTCGTGAAAAGATTTTTTTGGATTTTTATAAGAAAATTGAGAGAGTAAACTTTTAATTATTTTTTTCAATGGAAAAGAGAAAAGGGCGAAATTATCGCCCTATTTATCATATTTTCTGAAAATTATAACACCATTATGTCCACCAAAACCAAGAGAATTACTCAATGCAATATTAACATCTTGTTCGATTCCTTTATTGGGAACATAATTTAGATCACATTCAGGATCAGGAACTTCCTGGTTCAAAGTCGGATGGATCTTACCGGTTTCAATGGTTTTACAGCAAACTATAGCTTCCACGCCAGCTGCTGCTCCGAGTAAATGCCCAACCATTGATTTGGTGGAATTGATCTTCAATTTGTAAGCATAATCACCAAAAACAGTTCTATACATCGCAGTTTCATTCTTGTCGTTTAACGGAGTAGAAGTTCCATGAGCGTTGATATAATCGACTTCTTCTGGTTTGATGTTGGCATCTTTCAGAGCTGTGATTGCAGCCCTTGCTCCACCTTCACCTTTTTCTGCAGGAGCAGTTATATGGAAAGCATCACAGGATGCACCAAATCCAATTACTTCTGCATAAATTTTGGCGTTTCGTTTTAAAGCATGTTCCAATTCTTCCAGGATCAGAATACCGGCACCTTCAGCCATAACAAATCCGTCTCTTTCTTTATCAAAAGGACGACAGGCTCTTTTGGGATCATCATTTCTTGTACTGAGAGCTTTCATCGAACTAAAGCCGGCAACTGTCAATGGAGTAACCGCAGCTTCTGATCCACCTGAAAAAATAATATCTGCATCTCCGTATTGGATTGTTCGGAAAGCAGTTCCCAGAGCATGATTAGCCGATGCACAAGCAGAAACAACCGTAAAATTAGCTGCTTTACAATTATATTCGATAGCAACTTCCGCTGTCGCAATATTCACGATCATTTTTGGAACAAAGAACGGACTGACTCTTTTTGGTCCCTTCTCAAAGAATTTTTTTGCTTCATTTTCAAAAGTTAACATTCCTCCAATTCCAGAACCCATTATCACTCCGGCTCTTTCCGGATTATATTCAAAATTGTTCAAACCGGAATCTTCAAAAGCTTCTTTAGCTGCGATCAATGCTAATTGAGTACAGGGATCGAGTTTTTTTATTCTTTTACGATCAAAAAAATCTTGGGGATTGAAATTTTTAATCTCTCCTGATATCTGTGATCCATAATCATCTGTAATCTCAAATTTTGAGATCCGGTCGATCCCCGAATTTCCTGCAATCAGGTTTTCCCAGGTTTCAGCGATATTATGACCGACAGGATTGATCGTACCTATACCGGTGATAACAACTCTTTTTTTCATAATATACCTCTTTTGATATTATTTTCTATTTCAAACTCCCCTAATCCCGCTTTAACAAAGAGGGGAAATATCGATGAATCAAGATGATTCGAGTTGTAAGGAGCTTGCGACATCGTCTTTGAACAAGATGATGACTTGAAACCGCAAATGATCATTTTTTCAACTTGTCGTTTCGCTCACAAGCTGAAAATATTTTATCTTTACGGATGGGCTCTAATTAAAATTAATAATTTCAAAAGGTGGAGTTCAAGAAAAAAACTCCACCATTTGAAATCTTCGTTTATCCGAGTTTTGCCTGCAGGTATTCGATTGCTTTTCCTACTGTTTTCAGTTTTTCTGCTTCTTCGTCTGCGATATCAATATCAAATTCTTCTTCGAATTTCATGATAAGTTCGACCGTATCCAGAGAATCCGCACCAAGATCTTCGATG
Protein-coding sequences here:
- a CDS encoding radical SAM protein; this encodes MKIFPIFIPHLGCPFACVYCNQHSITKSKIPEPSKISSDISRFCKFNQNIEKEIAFFGGTFTHLSQTEQQDFFDLVQPLLDYKTSIRISTRPDFINENILSFCRKNGVKTIELGIQSFSDQVLESSQRKYDSKTAISACKMVKKNNFNLGIQLMPGLPAFSEKYLLKTISETIKIRPEFVRIYPTIVLKNTVLEKWFRDKKYFPLEIDEAVDIVAEMVNIFEKENIKIIKIGLHSDIEPENIIAGPYHPSFGELVRAKILSERIFNKFEQDRTLIISPSDISLFKGFEQKMLNELKQKIQINKIPISIDRKLAKNKFAFRDIKAKKWW
- the rnc gene encoding ribonuclease III; amino-acid sequence: MKKIIKSLLSQFSYKNPKKSFHEELQKKIDYKFNSSDLLKAALTHTSINSSNSKSSPFERMEFLGDSILGLIVAEELFLKYPDSPEGNLSKIKSKIVSQKFLTIKAKEINLGDYLLLSSEAIQDGGKKLPSILSDAMESLICAIYLDGNIGFARKFIKDFILLNFEKFIKSDEMTNYKSILQEYTQSRFQNIPKYKIVSEKGPDHNKIFTIKVFINDELFGEGKGANKKEAQQNAAKVACLKLKI
- the fabF gene encoding beta-ketoacyl-[acyl-carrier-protein] synthase II, with the protein product MKKRVVITGIGTINPVGHNIAETWENLIAGNSGIDRISKFEITDDYGSQISGEIKNFNPQDFFDRKRIKKLDPCTQLALIAAKEAFEDSGLNNFEYNPERAGVIMGSGIGGMLTFENEAKKFFEKGPKRVSPFFVPKMIVNIATAEVAIEYNCKAANFTVVSACASANHALGTAFRTIQYGDADIIFSGGSEAAVTPLTVAGFSSMKALSTRNDDPKRACRPFDKERDGFVMAEGAGILILEELEHALKRNAKIYAEVIGFGASCDAFHITAPAEKGEGGARAAITALKDANIKPEEVDYINAHGTSTPLNDKNETAMYRTVFGDYAYKLKINSTKSMVGHLLGAAAGVEAIVCCKTIETGKIHPTLNQEVPDPECDLNYVPNKGIEQDVNIALSNSLGFGGHNGVIIFRKYDK
- a CDS encoding acyl carrier protein encodes the protein MDVVAKVKEIIVEELGVDENEVTMEASFIEDLGADSLDTVELIMKFEEEFDIDIADEEAEKLKTVGKAIEYLQAKLG